Genomic segment of Juglans microcarpa x Juglans regia isolate MS1-56 chromosome 7S, Jm3101_v1.0, whole genome shotgun sequence:
ATCATAACGTTACAAGGAGGGTGATGATGAAATTCAGATCGGCAGATCAATCTCTTACTTTGGCTATTATGTTAAAATGACTGACATCAGATGCATAAGGGGGCTATTACCAAATAAGCATGCATGCACCACATGTATGGTGAAGatgcataattaattatattatattaaagaaaaaatttaggcACAGTTTCTCAACAATGGAGACTGCCTTATATAAATGGCAGTAGTGTACACCTAGGTCGCCATAGGATATTGAAGAGGTGGTTTACAGAAAGaattaaagagagagatagagagggaaaaaatgaaaatggttcAAGAGGGAATCCGAAAGGGCCCATGGACAGAACGGGAGGACTTCAAATTGAACTGTTTTGTGGGTTTGTTTGGAGATCGCCGATGGGATTTTATAGCAAAAGTTTCAGGTTTGAAGGTGGAGGGAGACAAATAATAGGTATGGTTATTTGGAGATGGGGGATTTTGGAAGGAGCTGCCTTTAACCACCTGATTTGTTGTAGGTTTGAACAGAACAGGAAAAAGTTGCAGGTTGCGATGGGTTAATTACCTACACCCTGGCCTCAAACGAGGTAAGATGACACCTCAAGAAGAGCGCCATGTGCTGGAACTTCACTCCAAATGGGGAAACAGGTTTGAGAACATCCTAAATATAGAAAGTTGACTAGTTTTTACCTATGTATATCATCAGTAGTGTGGACTATGAAACTATGATTTAACTAGTTTATAATGATGatccaacttatcaaaaaaaaaaaaaaagtttataatgaTTATCCATTGCAGATGGTCAAGAATTGCCCACAGATTACCAGGGCGTACAGATAATGAGATTAAGAATTATTGGAGAACTCATATGAGGAAGCAAGCTCAAGAGAAGAAACGGGGTTTGTCtccatcttcatcatcttcaaaTTCTTGCTTGTCATCAGCAAGCAATCCTACTGTGGATTCATTGCCCTTCCCAAAGACTGGAGAAGAGAGCTTTTATGACACAGGAGGTCATGATATTATAGCTGTGGATTCATTGTCCTTCCCAAAGACAGGAGAAGAGAGCTTTTATGACACAGGAGCTCCTGAAATCATCGCTTCCGCAGAAAAGCAGATTGAAGAAGAGAAAGCAGGTGAAAATGTATATTCAATGGATGACATATGGAAAGATATTGCCCTGTCAGAAGAAGACACTATAAAACCAGCCTATTATAGCTTTAGTGAAGGAGGGAGCACTTTCTCTCATCATGCTTTGGCTTCTCCATCATGGGAGTATTTTCTGGACTCACTGTGGAGGATGGATGAAGAAGTAAGTAAGATGTTTCTCCCCACGAGTGATCAGTTTTTCCCCTGTTACGAATATGGGAGAGCATCTCTAACCGGCTAatcatacttttatttattaaaatttgttcATCTGTGTAATAGTCCTAAGGAAGCTCTAGACTGAATAGCATGCTTTCTCTCTAAGCTTTCTGATTCAGCTCATGTAATAATCTCATGTATAATTCTAATCTATCCCTGTATTTTGTGTGCTTTCACTTGTCAGAGAGGAAGAAGGAACCTCATCAAATCTCCCAAAGGAGGTTGGTAATTTCAtctatataatgtataatacgTCTTGGTACTTTTCAATAAAGCTGGTACAGTATGATGTTAGAGttagttgtgtgtgtgtgagagagagaaagagagtacaTGGGTTGTTAAACTAATCCTGGTAGCAGCTTGCAGAAGACATTGAGCAATAAACTCTTAGTAGCTTCAATAGAGTAATGCTAAACACAATCATAGGTTGTGCAAGCACcgcacactcattttgaaaaagagtgggtccactattaaaaaattaattttttcatgtgtgtctcatatttactcattttttcaaatggattgtGCGGCACACTTTATgaatgcaaatatcatttctcttttcttaatGAATTCGATGTTCCACAATTGTTATTCTACCGAGAACCTAAAAAGATGGCACattggccaaaaaaaaaaagatattgatctaaaaatatatagaggaaTAGAATAATCTTCCTTCTTTAATCTTATCTTTTAGTtggtaaataaataaagaaatctCTCCCAGATGGAAAACTGCTTCTACTCTTGTTGCATTGAGATTTCAAACAATCCCAACAGTGCAAGTAAGCTTGCTTCAAGATGATAAAAAAAGGTCGATGGATCGGTAGTGAACTTAAATGGGATACAAACATctatttaaggaaaaaaaaaaaaaaggacataaGGCTAGTGCACAT
This window contains:
- the LOC121240664 gene encoding transcription factor MYB48-like; the protein is MDRTGGLQIELFCGFVWRSPMGFYSKSFRFEGGGRQIIGLNRTGKSCRLRWVNYLHPGLKRGKMTPQEERHVLELHSKWGNRWSRIAHRLPGRTDNEIKNYWRTHMRKQAQEKKRGLSPSSSSSNSCLSSASNPTVDSLPFPKTGEESFYDTGGHDIIAVDSLSFPKTGEESFYDTGAPEIIASAEKQIEEEKAGENVYSMDDIWKDIALSEEDTIKPAYYSFSEGGSTFSHHALASPSWEYFLDSLWRMDEEVSKMFLPTSDQFFPCYEYGRASLTG